The following coding sequences are from one Methanomassiliicoccales archaeon window:
- the prf1 gene encoding peptide chain release factor aRF-1, which translates to MEGITGEILSDRQKYDFKRALEEIMDLKGRGTELISVYVPPGKQIFDVAAYLREEFSQSSNIKSASTRKNVQGAIQSILARLKYFKHPPANGVIFFVGEISASGDQTKMVQYVLEPPEPITTFLYRCDSDFHLEPLKDMLLEKKVYGLVVIDRSEATVGLLRGRTITVIRNLPSLVPSKHRMGGQSAQRFERLIEIAANEYYKKVADIMADSMLNLEGLEGILVGGPGPSKEFFVKEGYLHHELAKKVIDSFDIGYTDEYGLKELVDKAKDKLYDLDLMREKRFFHKFLEEVRKTDDSLAVYGEDHVRNAIMIGAVDTLLLSEGLRKRRITIECPACGTVEKSFDKSPEGSSVPCPKCDGVGNVVKDIDLVDDMFDNAGLMGTKVELISPESEEGDMLLKAFGGIVGLLRFSIGA; encoded by the coding sequence ATGGAAGGAATAACGGGCGAGATCCTCTCGGATCGACAAAAATACGATTTCAAGAGGGCTCTGGAAGAGATCATGGACCTGAAAGGACGGGGTACAGAGCTCATTTCAGTCTATGTGCCGCCCGGCAAACAGATCTTTGACGTTGCAGCTTATCTCCGCGAGGAGTTCTCTCAGTCATCCAACATTAAGTCGGCGAGCACGCGCAAGAACGTGCAGGGAGCTATCCAATCCATATTGGCTAGACTGAAATACTTCAAGCATCCCCCGGCCAACGGCGTTATTTTCTTCGTAGGGGAGATCTCCGCCTCGGGTGATCAAACAAAGATGGTCCAGTACGTGCTTGAACCGCCAGAACCGATCACCACCTTCCTCTACCGATGTGATTCCGACTTTCATCTAGAACCACTGAAGGACATGCTTCTGGAAAAGAAGGTGTACGGCCTTGTGGTGATAGACCGTAGCGAAGCCACTGTGGGCTTGCTGAGGGGGAGGACCATCACCGTCATCCGCAACCTACCCTCCTTGGTACCCAGCAAGCATCGGATGGGAGGTCAGTCGGCCCAGCGTTTCGAAAGGCTCATCGAGATCGCGGCCAATGAGTATTACAAGAAGGTCGCCGACATCATGGCCGACTCCATGCTGAACCTTGAGGGACTGGAGGGGATCCTGGTCGGAGGACCTGGCCCCAGTAAGGAGTTCTTCGTCAAGGAAGGGTATCTGCACCATGAGCTCGCTAAAAAAGTGATCGATTCGTTCGATATCGGTTACACTGACGAATACGGCTTGAAAGAGCTGGTAGACAAGGCCAAGGACAAGCTTTACGACCTTGATCTCATGCGGGAGAAGCGTTTCTTCCATAAGTTTCTGGAAGAAGTCCGCAAGACCGATGATAGCCTGGCGGTCTATGGTGAGGACCATGTGCGCAACGCCATAATGATCGGGGCGGTGGACACACTGTTATTGTCCGAGGGACTGAGAAAGAGACGCATCACCATCGAATGCCCCGCCTGCGGTACTGTGGAGAAGAGCTTCGATAAGAGCCCGGAAGGTAGCAGCGTGCCCTGTCCCAAGTGCGATGGCGTGGGCAATGTGGTCAAGGATATTGATCTGGTCGATGACATGTTCGACAATGCGGGCCTTATGGGCACCAAGGTGGAACTGATCTCCCCCGAATCCGAAGAAGGGGATATGCTCTTGAAGGCATTCGGTGGCATCGTCGGACTCCTAAGATTTAGCATAGGTGCTTAA
- the argS gene encoding arginine--tRNA ligase, with protein sequence MDALGHFESCIKERLSKELASLGFTEDFTLERPDPEMADLALPCFQFAKSLRKAPQVIAKDLCASLSPDEHIGKVWEDRGYLNFRVNESLLGHLVIHEALDHRENFGRSDPRPGQILLEHTSVNPTGPIHVGRARNPLIGDTLARCLRMCGHHVTTEYYVNDVGKQVVLLTWALAHLTEKDVPPADREKMDYKLVGYYQVANKLMESSSEVATEISQMTQRFEAGDPDTIMNVRRTVDQMLDGIRESLSSVNVTLDHYTYESQYILDGSARDVVERLKASDYAMVEDGADYLNLEDFGVHGRDTRFFFTRKDGTTLYTTRDLAYHLDKFNRADQLLNILGEDQKLGQKQLASALQILGSERAPECIYYSFVSLPEGRMSTRKGLVVYLDDLLDEAVERAYNEVCSRRPDLDDDKKKQIAKDIGVSAVRFNIIRVQAEKQLIFKWEEALNFEGNSAPFVQYAHARCCSILRKIGEYNKQADLSVLSDPFERKLIWTLAQFPEVVMQAGEKRRINMLPTYGHELASALNQFYGAVQVLRSEHQDARLCLVEATRWALHNALITMGIAAPEEM encoded by the coding sequence ATGGATGCCCTAGGTCATTTCGAATCGTGTATCAAGGAACGTCTGTCTAAAGAACTGGCATCGTTGGGGTTCACCGAGGATTTCACGTTGGAACGACCGGACCCTGAGATGGCCGATCTCGCCCTACCGTGCTTCCAGTTCGCCAAGTCATTGCGCAAGGCGCCCCAGGTCATTGCCAAGGATCTCTGCGCATCATTATCGCCAGACGAACACATCGGCAAGGTGTGGGAGGACCGAGGATACCTGAACTTCCGGGTGAACGAGTCATTGCTTGGCCATTTAGTGATCCATGAAGCGTTGGACCATCGAGAGAATTTCGGACGGAGCGATCCTCGTCCTGGACAGATATTGCTGGAGCACACCTCAGTGAATCCAACTGGCCCCATTCACGTCGGCAGGGCGCGCAATCCCCTGATCGGAGACACCTTGGCGAGATGCCTCCGCATGTGCGGACATCATGTCACCACCGAGTACTACGTGAACGATGTGGGGAAGCAGGTGGTGTTGCTGACATGGGCCTTGGCGCATCTCACAGAGAAGGACGTGCCACCGGCTGACCGGGAGAAGATGGACTACAAGTTAGTGGGCTATTACCAGGTCGCAAACAAGCTCATGGAATCGTCGTCCGAGGTGGCGACGGAGATATCACAGATGACCCAGCGCTTTGAGGCTGGTGATCCAGATACCATCATGAACGTACGGCGAACCGTGGACCAGATGCTTGACGGCATCCGGGAGAGCCTGAGCAGCGTCAACGTCACTCTGGACCATTACACTTACGAATCACAGTACATCCTAGATGGTAGCGCCCGGGATGTGGTGGAGAGGTTGAAGGCCTCGGATTACGCCATGGTCGAGGATGGTGCCGACTACCTCAATCTGGAGGACTTCGGGGTGCATGGACGCGATACACGCTTCTTCTTCACCCGCAAGGACGGGACAACACTGTACACCACCAGAGACTTGGCATACCATTTGGACAAGTTCAACCGAGCGGATCAGTTGCTGAACATACTCGGTGAGGATCAGAAGCTGGGCCAGAAACAGCTTGCCTCGGCATTGCAGATACTTGGCTCGGAGCGAGCACCGGAATGCATATACTATTCCTTCGTCTCCCTTCCAGAGGGGCGAATGTCCACCAGGAAAGGTCTGGTGGTCTACCTGGATGACCTGCTGGACGAGGCGGTGGAGCGTGCCTATAATGAAGTATGCAGCAGGCGCCCGGACCTGGACGACGATAAGAAGAAGCAGATCGCCAAGGACATCGGTGTGAGCGCGGTCCGCTTCAACATAATCCGAGTTCAGGCAGAGAAGCAGCTCATATTCAAATGGGAGGAGGCGTTGAACTTTGAGGGCAACAGTGCTCCCTTCGTGCAGTACGCCCATGCCCGTTGCTGCAGCATTCTAAGGAAGATAGGAGAATATAATAAACAGGCCGACCTTTCGGTACTATCGGACCCATTCGAGCGTAAGCTCATATGGACACTGGCACAGTTCCCGGAAGTGGTCATGCAGGCAGGGGAGAAGCGACGCATCAATATGCTCCCGACCTATGGTCATGAGCTAGCCTCGGCCCTTAACCAGTTCTACGGGGCGGTGCAGGTGTTGAGGTCCGAACATCAGGATGCCCGGCTCTGCTTGGTAGAGGCAACGCGCTGGGCTTTGCATAATGCCCTGATCACCATGGGGATAGCTGCTCCGGAGGAGATGTAA
- a CDS encoding GNAT family N-acetyltransferase, translated as MAEIRKIKEEDRSHVRTLELFCIRDYMESSLQKSWDDLPSELMEQLGASAKDSFEFYRESGMSYVAMEKGQVIGFLFSQMIQYVNNIEKVLWIENVGVHPDHRRKGVGLKLLRKAALDSKKKGAKAVQSVIMPDSKNAVMLHKKVGFFMDGRKFAFLDLENFQ; from the coding sequence ATGGCAGAGATAAGGAAGATCAAGGAAGAGGACAGGTCGCACGTGAGGACCTTAGAACTGTTCTGTATCAGGGATTACATGGAGAGCTCCTTGCAGAAGAGTTGGGATGATCTACCATCAGAACTGATGGAACAACTGGGTGCCTCGGCCAAAGATTCTTTCGAGTTCTACAGGGAAAGCGGCATGAGCTACGTGGCCATGGAGAAGGGGCAAGTGATCGGATTCCTCTTCTCACAGATGATCCAATACGTCAACAACATAGAGAAGGTGCTTTGGATCGAGAACGTGGGCGTACACCCGGACCACCGGCGCAAGGGGGTCGGGCTGAAACTGCTGCGGAAAGCGGCGTTGGACTCCAAAAAGAAAGGCGCGAAGGCCGTTCAGAGCGTTATTATGCCTGACAGCAAGAACGCCGTGATGCTGCACAAGAAGGTGGGCTTTTTCATGGACGGCAGGAAGTTCGCCTTCCTGGACCTGGAAAACTTCCAGTAG
- a CDS encoding lipoate--protein ligase family protein, whose protein sequence is MESCAKGLMPPTLHFYVRDRPTVSLGYFERVAETVDMDVLLQEDIFLVRRMSGGSTIFTDQGQLIFSLTVDQSSLPRPDQAYALACSVLVSALKSLGVEAEHKPPNDVLIQGRKVSGSAQTRKHGMLLIHGTMLVDTDLGLMLKVLRPHGDKGSKTRYEVTCLSKEMGRPVGMDEVKQALIQAFANGIDQRIVPIPVNERENGRVKDLIEEKYGKEEFILQF, encoded by the coding sequence ATGGAATCGTGTGCCAAGGGGCTCATGCCTCCCACGCTGCACTTTTATGTAAGAGATCGACCGACCGTCTCCCTGGGCTACTTCGAAAGGGTGGCAGAGACAGTGGACATGGACGTGCTTTTACAGGAGGACATCTTTTTGGTCAGACGAATGTCTGGGGGGAGCACCATATTCACCGATCAGGGACAGTTGATATTCTCCCTTACGGTTGATCAGAGTTCGCTTCCTCGCCCGGACCAGGCCTATGCCCTCGCCTGCTCCGTTCTAGTGTCCGCCTTGAAAAGTTTAGGCGTAGAGGCGGAGCACAAACCACCAAATGACGTCCTTATTCAAGGAAGGAAGGTATCGGGCAGTGCCCAGACCCGAAAGCATGGCATGCTCCTGATACACGGCACGATGCTGGTGGATACGGATTTGGGCCTCATGCTCAAGGTCCTTCGTCCCCACGGGGATAAGGGGTCAAAGACCCGCTACGAGGTGACCTGTCTGTCCAAGGAGATGGGACGACCTGTGGGGATGGATGAGGTCAAGCAAGCCCTTATACAGGCCTTTGCAAACGGTATCGATCAAAGGATCGTCCCGATCCCGGTCAACGAGCGTGAGAACGGGCGGGTCAAGGATCTGATCGAAGAAAAATATGGAAAGGAGGAGTTCATCCTCCAGTTCTAA
- a CDS encoding zinc ribbon domain-containing protein, whose amino-acid sequence MDAIWKRCDRPSRESPSKGRWFQISIFGKKQPDKKKQQAKKKKQPVSKKELVKAADISPKKVQSKPSSKLTQVQHDALFTGGAFTILGGLLIALSAMLPWIDMQGSPVFMLDLLDIDILYITALCVPVLGALLMVFSIISLIYFYRPSKGRSKVLLMQVMAAVAVSLLIILVILLLQKEYQGQDVKYGTGAFLNVIGAILVMSGSVISTTVSQKTVKPASGFQGLTQRSMRPIGQKEWKPPETSVKLPRCPSCNEEMQPGWKACPSCGYALISENGNEWDQL is encoded by the coding sequence ATGGACGCGATATGGAAGAGATGCGATCGGCCATCGAGGGAAAGTCCATCAAAGGGACGGTGGTTTCAGATTAGCATCTTTGGAAAGAAGCAGCCGGACAAGAAGAAACAGCAGGCCAAAAAAAAGAAGCAGCCGGTTTCTAAAAAAGAGTTGGTCAAGGCGGCAGATATCTCTCCCAAGAAGGTCCAGTCGAAACCATCTTCAAAGCTTACCCAGGTGCAGCATGACGCCCTATTTACCGGAGGCGCCTTCACCATATTAGGTGGTCTTTTGATCGCATTGTCCGCCATGCTTCCATGGATCGATATGCAGGGCAGCCCCGTGTTCATGCTGGATCTACTGGATATCGATATCCTTTACATCACCGCTCTATGCGTCCCGGTCCTGGGAGCACTGTTAATGGTTTTTTCCATCATCTCCTTGATCTACTTCTACCGGCCATCCAAAGGGAGGAGCAAGGTCCTCTTGATGCAAGTGATGGCGGCCGTCGCCGTATCCTTGTTGATAATCCTTGTGATATTGCTATTGCAGAAGGAATACCAAGGACAGGATGTAAAATACGGTACCGGGGCTTTCCTGAACGTCATCGGGGCTATATTGGTCATGTCAGGATCTGTGATCAGCACGACGGTATCCCAAAAAACGGTAAAGCCAGCATCAGGATTCCAGGGGCTGACCCAACGCAGCATGCGTCCCATCGGTCAAAAGGAGTGGAAACCACCGGAGACATCCGTCAAGCTGCCTCGATGTCCATCCTGCAATGAGGAGATGCAGCCCGGGTGGAAGGCTT
- the pyrH gene encoding UMP kinase, translating to MDKVVVSLGGSVIVPDDKDDVFLKRLAKMVSDLCDNYQIYLVCGGGKVARYYIRLGRSLDLSEDQLDDMGIMTTRLNAKLVSFALGEMAVIKIPEDIIEAHNLERKGKVVVMGGTVPGHTTDAVSSMLAKEVGAVRIINGTSVDAAYTADPKKDPNAERLSSITHQHLYELVNMGLHGAGPSNVFDKLGAQIARDNHIDIYIVNGRDMEEMRSAIEGKSIKGTVVSD from the coding sequence ATGGACAAGGTAGTGGTCTCCCTCGGCGGCTCCGTGATCGTGCCAGATGATAAGGACGACGTCTTTTTGAAGCGCTTAGCGAAGATGGTGAGCGATCTATGCGATAACTATCAAATTTACCTGGTCTGCGGAGGCGGCAAGGTCGCTCGATACTACATCCGCCTAGGACGCTCCCTTGATCTTTCCGAGGATCAACTGGACGATATGGGTATAATGACCACTCGTTTGAACGCCAAGTTGGTGTCCTTCGCATTGGGAGAGATGGCGGTCATCAAGATCCCCGAGGACATCATCGAAGCCCATAATCTGGAACGCAAAGGAAAGGTCGTGGTCATGGGAGGCACCGTCCCCGGACACACCACAGACGCTGTCTCATCAATGCTGGCTAAGGAGGTGGGAGCGGTACGGATCATTAACGGGACCTCGGTCGACGCCGCATACACCGCCGATCCAAAGAAGGACCCCAATGCTGAACGCCTCTCGTCGATAACCCATCAACATCTGTACGAACTGGTCAATATGGGGCTGCACGGTGCCGGCCCATCCAACGTCTTTGATAAGCTGGGCGCGCAGATCGCCCGGGACAATCACATTGATATCTATATTGTCAATGGACGCGATATGGAAGAGATGCGATCGGCCATCGAGGGAAAGTCCATCAAAGGGACGGTGGTTTCAGATTAG